From the genome of Candidatus Defluviilinea proxima:
TCATTGCCTTGGTGGGGTGGGCGAACCGTTTCTTGATCTTTGTATATTGTGCCTGGGTAATGACAATCGCATGGTGGACGATCAAACTGGGTAGTTAAGAATCACCGCGTTACAATGAATTTTGCTCTTTTACATAAAAAGGAGATGTCTCGATGAAAATGAAAAAACCAGGTTTTACCTCCATGGATGAATATATTGCCGCCTGCCCTGAACAATCCCAAAATTATTTGCAGGAAATCCGCAAGATGATCAAGACAATTGCCCCCGATGCGAAGGAAAAGATCAGTTATCAGATCGCGACGTTTGAACGGAATGGCAAGAACTTGATCCATTTTGCGGGGTGGAAAAAGCATGTGTCGCTGTACCCGGTTCCGGCGGGGAGCGAAGCGTTCGAGCGTCAGATCAAGCCTTATGTAAGTGATAAGGGCACAGTGAAATTTTCGCTCGATGAGCCACTTCCGATCAAGTTAATTGAAAGAATTATCAAGTTACATCTCGAAGTAAATAAGAAGAAAACCAAAGGAGAATCAAAATGAAAAAAATCACCCCGTTTTTATGGTTCGATACGCAAGCCGAAGAGGCGATGAATTTTTACGTGTCTGTTTTCAAGAATTCGAAAGCCGGTGAAGTCTCTCGCGGACCCGATGGTAAGGCCTTTACAGTTAACTTTCAACTCGACGGACAGGATTTTATAGCATTGAATGCCGGGCCGCAGTTTAAGTTCAATGAATCCATTTCCATGTTTGTCAACTGCGAAGATCAAGCTGAAGTGGATCATTTCTGGAATGCATTGACAGCCGATGGTGGGGAAGAGTCCATGTGCGGCTGGTTGAAGGACAAGTATGGTCTTTCGTGGCAGATCGTGCCAAAGCAGTTGGGCGATTACATTGGTGGGCCAGATCCCGTTAAAGCTCAGCGAGGGATGCAGACCATGCTCAAAATGCAAAAGATCATTATCGCCGATTTAAAAAAGGCGTATGACGGATCATGATGTAGAGCGATTTGTCACTAGCGATCTTTTTGAACTTTCTTGCGTTCATCATCCCATAGTTTCGCGAATCGCTCAAAGGCATCAGCGATGATTTCCAATTCGCTTTCAGAGTAACTGGAGATCAATTCGCTTTGTGCAATTCTCGCCGACTCAAACCATGACGCCGCTTTTTCACCGCTCGATGGGGCGGGGGCAATGAGACTTCCTCGGCGGTCATTGGGATTGGGTCGGCGTTCAATTAAGCCAGCCCTTTCTAGCCGGTCGAGCATGGCTGTTGTTGCACC
Proteins encoded in this window:
- a CDS encoding DUF1801 domain-containing protein, with the translated sequence MKKPGFTSMDEYIAACPEQSQNYLQEIRKMIKTIAPDAKEKISYQIATFERNGKNLIHFAGWKKHVSLYPVPAGSEAFERQIKPYVSDKGTVKFSLDEPLPIKLIERIIKLHLEVNKKKTKGESK
- a CDS encoding VOC family protein, translating into MKKITPFLWFDTQAEEAMNFYVSVFKNSKAGEVSRGPDGKAFTVNFQLDGQDFIALNAGPQFKFNESISMFVNCEDQAEVDHFWNALTADGGEESMCGWLKDKYGLSWQIVPKQLGDYIGGPDPVKAQRGMQTMLKMQKIIIADLKKAYDGS
- a CDS encoding MarR family transcriptional regulator, with the protein product MTNSTKTELKKRALMAVRDYGVNLTHFRNAMSEWAGLNVTDMECLRFLFFKGVATPSELSKTTGLTSGATTAMLDRLERAGLIERRPNPNDRRGSLIAPAPSSGEKAASWFESARIAQSELISSYSESELEIIADAFERFAKLWDDERKKVQKDR